One window of the Mytilus galloprovincialis chromosome 14, xbMytGall1.hap1.1, whole genome shotgun sequence genome contains the following:
- the LOC143058285 gene encoding outer dynein arm-docking complex subunit 4-like isoform X1: MPGRHGDGDSQNAGEAGTFETLRDEGEYFVHVKQFQKAIESFTKALEMSTGDKNCLVTRSKCWLQLGNAENALTDAEEALREDKDFIRGLYQKAEALYQLGDFETALVFFHRGHKLRPELQELRMGIQKSEEAINNSIGVPESVKLQASGDLSYFFKHEEEEKKKQKELAQQAFSAKSNTSYSDSKAKQSKGTYQKPGAKKETKKERERPKSGGDSKTIKQLLGELYGDKEYLEKLMKDKSLTGEKSPMERDIKHKVYDGLEYLNSRADFWRQQKPMYARKRDKEKSRRSAKQQSRDPRSYILRSLDEIEEDQSEGKYEQSLKKAQKVLKQVEGMSSDELQNRAEIMATLYSSIGNAYLEMNNFNRSMEYHERDLELSREHDLEDAKSRALDNLGRVYARKGSFQKAIDVWCEKIPMSKSPLESAWLFHEIGRCHLELNQYVDARDNGRKALEAAKEAEDDTWKLHASVLVAQSEVKNGELQAAASSFEESLQIAKDLEDNVAEQAIKKALDEVNGKIVRGEGDDEDEDTDKKIEQRPGTAGSAKIESRPGSTEETKGDNNYADDFEEEKVRIGKSRTPSPKTKNRSRTPSPKEKTKSRRTPSPKGQSKSKRTPSPKGHSKSRRTPSPKGHSKSRRTPSPKDQKKDKKERESRSTKKTPSSDRKSSREYTDSSEEEQKTEETKEKEQEVAE; this comes from the exons ATGCCAGGAAGACACGGCGACGGTGATTCCCAAAATGCAGGCGAAGCAGGAACTTTTGAAACACTCAGAGATGAAGGAGAATACTTTGttcatgttaaacaatttcaaaaagcTATTGAAAGTTTTACAAAG GCCCTGGAGATGAGCACAGGAGACAAAAACTGCCTAGTAACAAGATCTAAGTGCTGGCTTCAACTTGGAAATGCTGAAAATGCTTTGACTGATGCAGAAGAAGCTTTAAGAGAGGATAAAGATTTTATCAGG GGACTTTATCAAAAGGCAGAAGCATTGTATCAGCTTGGAGACTTTGAAACAGCTTTAGTGTTTTTCCACAGAGGTCACAAATTAAGGCCAGAATTACAAGAACTAAGAATGGGAATACAGAaatctgaagaagcaataaataaCAGCATTGGTg tgccaGAGTCAGTTAAGTTACAGGCTTCAGGAGATTTGTCATATTTCTTCAAACATGAAGAG GAAGAGAAGAAGAAG CAAAAGGAGTTAGCACAACAAGCATTTAGTGCTAAAAGCAATACATCTTACAGTGAT tCAAAAGCCAAACAATCTAAAGGAACATACCAAAAACCTGGTGcaaagaaagaaacaaaaaaagaGCGAGAAAGACCAAAAAGTGGTGGAGATTCAAAGACTATCAAACAGTTACTGGGAGAATTATATGGCGATAAGGAGTACCTAGAAAAACTAATGAAAGATAAAT CTTTAACTGGAGAAAAATCACCAATGGAAAGAGATATAAAACACAAAGTATATGATGGTTTAGAATACCTAAATTCTAGGGCTGATTTCTGGAGACAGCAGAAGCCCATGTATGCACGTAAACGAGACAAGGAGAAGTCAAGACGTAGCGCCAAACAACAGTCCAGAGATCCTAGATCTTATATACTTAGAAGTCTGGATGAAATTGAAGAAG ACCAATCAGAGGGTAAATATGAACAGAGTTTGAAGAAGGCACAGAAAGTATTAAAACAAGTGGAAGGCATGTCATCTGATGAACTTCAGAACCGAGCAGAAATCATGGCTACCTTATACAGTTCTATAGGTAACGCCTACCTAGAGATGAACAATTTCAACAGATCTATGGAATATCATGAACGAGACCTGGAGCTCTCAAGAGAACA TGATTTAGAAGACGCCAAGTCTCGAGCTTTAGATAATTTGGGTAGAGTTTATGCCAGAAAAGGATCCTTCCAAAAGGCTATTGATGT GTGGTGTGAGAAGATACCTATGAGTAAGTCACCATTAGAAAGTGCCTGGTTATTCCACGAAATAGGACGATGTCATCTAGAATTAAACCAATATGTAGATGCTAGGGACAACGGAAGGAAAGCTCTAGAGGCAGCCAAAGAGGCAGAAGATGACACATGGAAATTACACGCCTCAGTTTTAGTAGCACAATCTGAAG TTAAAAATGGTGAGTTACAAGCAGCAGCCTCATCATTTGAAGAATCATTACAAATCGCTAAAGATTTAGAAGACAATGTAGCAGAACAAGCCATTAAAAAAGCTTTAGACGAAGTTAACGGTAAAATAGTACGAGGTGAAGGAGATGATGAAGATGAAGATACAGATAAAAAAATAGAGCAACGACCTGGAACGGCCGGATCAGCAAAAATAGAGAGTAGACCAGGATCAACAG AAgaaacaaagggagataataattATGCTGATGATTTTGAGGAGGAGAAAG TTCGAATAGGCAAATCTAGGACACCATCACCTAAAACTAAAAATAGATCAAGAACTCCTTCACCAAAGGAGAAAACTAAATCAAGAAGGACCCCCTCACCAAAAGGACAGTCCAAATCTAAAAGGACTCCTTCACCTAAGGGACATTCTAAATCCAGAAGGACTCCTTCACCTAAGGGACATTCTAAATCGAGAAGGACTCCCTCACCAAAGGatcaaaagaaagacaaaaaag aaagagaatccaGATCAACTAAGAAAACTCCCTCATCAGACAGGAAGTCATCAAGAGAATATACAGATTCATCAGAAG AGGAACAAAAGActgaagaaacaaaagaaaaagaacaagaaGTAGCAGAATAA
- the LOC143058285 gene encoding outer dynein arm-docking complex subunit 4-like isoform X2: MPGRHGDGDSQNAGEAGTFETLRDEGEYFVHVKQFQKAIESFTKALEMSTGDKNCLVTRSKCWLQLGNAENALTDAEEALREDKDFIRGLYQKAEALYQLGDFETALVFFHRGHKLRPELQELRMGIQKSEEAINNSIGVPESVKLQASGDLSYFFKHEEQKELAQQAFSAKSNTSYSDSKAKQSKGTYQKPGAKKETKKERERPKSGGDSKTIKQLLGELYGDKEYLEKLMKDKSLTGEKSPMERDIKHKVYDGLEYLNSRADFWRQQKPMYARKRDKEKSRRSAKQQSRDPRSYILRSLDEIEEDQSEGKYEQSLKKAQKVLKQVEGMSSDELQNRAEIMATLYSSIGNAYLEMNNFNRSMEYHERDLELSREHDLEDAKSRALDNLGRVYARKGSFQKAIDVWCEKIPMSKSPLESAWLFHEIGRCHLELNQYVDARDNGRKALEAAKEAEDDTWKLHASVLVAQSEVKNGELQAAASSFEESLQIAKDLEDNVAEQAIKKALDEVNGKIVRGEGDDEDEDTDKKIEQRPGTAGSAKIESRPGSTEETKGDNNYADDFEEEKVRIGKSRTPSPKTKNRSRTPSPKEKTKSRRTPSPKGQSKSKRTPSPKGHSKSRRTPSPKGHSKSRRTPSPKDQKKDKKERESRSTKKTPSSDRKSSREYTDSSEEEQKTEETKEKEQEVAE, translated from the exons ATGCCAGGAAGACACGGCGACGGTGATTCCCAAAATGCAGGCGAAGCAGGAACTTTTGAAACACTCAGAGATGAAGGAGAATACTTTGttcatgttaaacaatttcaaaaagcTATTGAAAGTTTTACAAAG GCCCTGGAGATGAGCACAGGAGACAAAAACTGCCTAGTAACAAGATCTAAGTGCTGGCTTCAACTTGGAAATGCTGAAAATGCTTTGACTGATGCAGAAGAAGCTTTAAGAGAGGATAAAGATTTTATCAGG GGACTTTATCAAAAGGCAGAAGCATTGTATCAGCTTGGAGACTTTGAAACAGCTTTAGTGTTTTTCCACAGAGGTCACAAATTAAGGCCAGAATTACAAGAACTAAGAATGGGAATACAGAaatctgaagaagcaataaataaCAGCATTGGTg tgccaGAGTCAGTTAAGTTACAGGCTTCAGGAGATTTGTCATATTTCTTCAAACATGAAGAG CAAAAGGAGTTAGCACAACAAGCATTTAGTGCTAAAAGCAATACATCTTACAGTGAT tCAAAAGCCAAACAATCTAAAGGAACATACCAAAAACCTGGTGcaaagaaagaaacaaaaaaagaGCGAGAAAGACCAAAAAGTGGTGGAGATTCAAAGACTATCAAACAGTTACTGGGAGAATTATATGGCGATAAGGAGTACCTAGAAAAACTAATGAAAGATAAAT CTTTAACTGGAGAAAAATCACCAATGGAAAGAGATATAAAACACAAAGTATATGATGGTTTAGAATACCTAAATTCTAGGGCTGATTTCTGGAGACAGCAGAAGCCCATGTATGCACGTAAACGAGACAAGGAGAAGTCAAGACGTAGCGCCAAACAACAGTCCAGAGATCCTAGATCTTATATACTTAGAAGTCTGGATGAAATTGAAGAAG ACCAATCAGAGGGTAAATATGAACAGAGTTTGAAGAAGGCACAGAAAGTATTAAAACAAGTGGAAGGCATGTCATCTGATGAACTTCAGAACCGAGCAGAAATCATGGCTACCTTATACAGTTCTATAGGTAACGCCTACCTAGAGATGAACAATTTCAACAGATCTATGGAATATCATGAACGAGACCTGGAGCTCTCAAGAGAACA TGATTTAGAAGACGCCAAGTCTCGAGCTTTAGATAATTTGGGTAGAGTTTATGCCAGAAAAGGATCCTTCCAAAAGGCTATTGATGT GTGGTGTGAGAAGATACCTATGAGTAAGTCACCATTAGAAAGTGCCTGGTTATTCCACGAAATAGGACGATGTCATCTAGAATTAAACCAATATGTAGATGCTAGGGACAACGGAAGGAAAGCTCTAGAGGCAGCCAAAGAGGCAGAAGATGACACATGGAAATTACACGCCTCAGTTTTAGTAGCACAATCTGAAG TTAAAAATGGTGAGTTACAAGCAGCAGCCTCATCATTTGAAGAATCATTACAAATCGCTAAAGATTTAGAAGACAATGTAGCAGAACAAGCCATTAAAAAAGCTTTAGACGAAGTTAACGGTAAAATAGTACGAGGTGAAGGAGATGATGAAGATGAAGATACAGATAAAAAAATAGAGCAACGACCTGGAACGGCCGGATCAGCAAAAATAGAGAGTAGACCAGGATCAACAG AAgaaacaaagggagataataattATGCTGATGATTTTGAGGAGGAGAAAG TTCGAATAGGCAAATCTAGGACACCATCACCTAAAACTAAAAATAGATCAAGAACTCCTTCACCAAAGGAGAAAACTAAATCAAGAAGGACCCCCTCACCAAAAGGACAGTCCAAATCTAAAAGGACTCCTTCACCTAAGGGACATTCTAAATCCAGAAGGACTCCTTCACCTAAGGGACATTCTAAATCGAGAAGGACTCCCTCACCAAAGGatcaaaagaaagacaaaaaag aaagagaatccaGATCAACTAAGAAAACTCCCTCATCAGACAGGAAGTCATCAAGAGAATATACAGATTCATCAGAAG AGGAACAAAAGActgaagaaacaaaagaaaaagaacaagaaGTAGCAGAATAA
- the LOC143058285 gene encoding outer dynein arm-docking complex subunit 4-like isoform X4, which translates to MPGRHGDGDSQNAGEAGTFETLRDEGEYFVHVKQFQKAIESFTKALEMSTGDKNCLVTRSKCWLQLGNAENALTDAEEALREDKDFIRGLYQKAEALYQLGDFETALVFFHRGHKLRPELQELRMGIQKSEEAINNSIGVPESVKLQASGDLSYFFKHEEEEKKKQKELAQQAFSAKSNTSYSDSKAKQSKGTYQKPGAKKETKKERERPKSGGDSKTIKQLLGELYGDKEYLEKLMKDKSLTGEKSPMERDIKHKVYDGLEYLNSRADFWRQQKPMYARKRDKEKSRRSAKQQSRDPRSYILRSLDEIEEDQSEGKYEQSLKKAQKVLKQVEGMSSDELQNRAEIMATLYSSIGNAYLEMNNFNRSMEYHERDLELSREHDLEDAKSRALDNLGRVYARKGSFQKAIDVWCEKIPMSKSPLESAWLFHEIGRCHLELNQYVDARDNGRKALEAAKEAEDDTWKLHASVLVAQSEVKNGELQAAASSFEESLQIAKDLEDNVAEQAIKKALDEVNGKIVRGEGDDEDEDTDKKIEQRPGTAGSAKIESRPGSTVRIGKSRTPSPKTKNRSRTPSPKEKTKSRRTPSPKGQSKSKRTPSPKGHSKSRRTPSPKGHSKSRRTPSPKDQKKDKKERESRSTKKTPSSDRKSSREYTDSSEEEQKTEETKEKEQEVAE; encoded by the exons ATGCCAGGAAGACACGGCGACGGTGATTCCCAAAATGCAGGCGAAGCAGGAACTTTTGAAACACTCAGAGATGAAGGAGAATACTTTGttcatgttaaacaatttcaaaaagcTATTGAAAGTTTTACAAAG GCCCTGGAGATGAGCACAGGAGACAAAAACTGCCTAGTAACAAGATCTAAGTGCTGGCTTCAACTTGGAAATGCTGAAAATGCTTTGACTGATGCAGAAGAAGCTTTAAGAGAGGATAAAGATTTTATCAGG GGACTTTATCAAAAGGCAGAAGCATTGTATCAGCTTGGAGACTTTGAAACAGCTTTAGTGTTTTTCCACAGAGGTCACAAATTAAGGCCAGAATTACAAGAACTAAGAATGGGAATACAGAaatctgaagaagcaataaataaCAGCATTGGTg tgccaGAGTCAGTTAAGTTACAGGCTTCAGGAGATTTGTCATATTTCTTCAAACATGAAGAG GAAGAGAAGAAGAAG CAAAAGGAGTTAGCACAACAAGCATTTAGTGCTAAAAGCAATACATCTTACAGTGAT tCAAAAGCCAAACAATCTAAAGGAACATACCAAAAACCTGGTGcaaagaaagaaacaaaaaaagaGCGAGAAAGACCAAAAAGTGGTGGAGATTCAAAGACTATCAAACAGTTACTGGGAGAATTATATGGCGATAAGGAGTACCTAGAAAAACTAATGAAAGATAAAT CTTTAACTGGAGAAAAATCACCAATGGAAAGAGATATAAAACACAAAGTATATGATGGTTTAGAATACCTAAATTCTAGGGCTGATTTCTGGAGACAGCAGAAGCCCATGTATGCACGTAAACGAGACAAGGAGAAGTCAAGACGTAGCGCCAAACAACAGTCCAGAGATCCTAGATCTTATATACTTAGAAGTCTGGATGAAATTGAAGAAG ACCAATCAGAGGGTAAATATGAACAGAGTTTGAAGAAGGCACAGAAAGTATTAAAACAAGTGGAAGGCATGTCATCTGATGAACTTCAGAACCGAGCAGAAATCATGGCTACCTTATACAGTTCTATAGGTAACGCCTACCTAGAGATGAACAATTTCAACAGATCTATGGAATATCATGAACGAGACCTGGAGCTCTCAAGAGAACA TGATTTAGAAGACGCCAAGTCTCGAGCTTTAGATAATTTGGGTAGAGTTTATGCCAGAAAAGGATCCTTCCAAAAGGCTATTGATGT GTGGTGTGAGAAGATACCTATGAGTAAGTCACCATTAGAAAGTGCCTGGTTATTCCACGAAATAGGACGATGTCATCTAGAATTAAACCAATATGTAGATGCTAGGGACAACGGAAGGAAAGCTCTAGAGGCAGCCAAAGAGGCAGAAGATGACACATGGAAATTACACGCCTCAGTTTTAGTAGCACAATCTGAAG TTAAAAATGGTGAGTTACAAGCAGCAGCCTCATCATTTGAAGAATCATTACAAATCGCTAAAGATTTAGAAGACAATGTAGCAGAACAAGCCATTAAAAAAGCTTTAGACGAAGTTAACGGTAAAATAGTACGAGGTGAAGGAGATGATGAAGATGAAGATACAGATAAAAAAATAGAGCAACGACCTGGAACGGCCGGATCAGCAAAAATAGAGAGTAGACCAGGATCAACAG TTCGAATAGGCAAATCTAGGACACCATCACCTAAAACTAAAAATAGATCAAGAACTCCTTCACCAAAGGAGAAAACTAAATCAAGAAGGACCCCCTCACCAAAAGGACAGTCCAAATCTAAAAGGACTCCTTCACCTAAGGGACATTCTAAATCCAGAAGGACTCCTTCACCTAAGGGACATTCTAAATCGAGAAGGACTCCCTCACCAAAGGatcaaaagaaagacaaaaaag aaagagaatccaGATCAACTAAGAAAACTCCCTCATCAGACAGGAAGTCATCAAGAGAATATACAGATTCATCAGAAG AGGAACAAAAGActgaagaaacaaaagaaaaagaacaagaaGTAGCAGAATAA
- the LOC143058285 gene encoding outer dynein arm-docking complex subunit 4-like isoform X10 yields MPGRHGDGDSQNAGEAGTFETLRDEGEYFVHVKQFQKAIESFTKALEMSTGDKNCLVTRSKCWLQLGNAENALTDAEEALREDKDFIRGLYQKAEALYQLGDFETALVFFHRGHKLRPELQELRMGIQKSEEAINNSIGVPESVKLQASGDLSYFFKHEEEEKKKQKELAQQAFSAKSNTSYSDSKAKQSKGTYQKPGAKKETKKERERPKSGGDSKTIKQLLGELYGDKEYLEKLMKDKSLTGEKSPMERDIKHKVYDGLEYLNSRADFWRQQKPMYARKRDKEKSRRSAKQQSRDPRSYILRSLDEIEEDQSEGKYEQSLKKAQKVLKQVEGMSSDELQNRAEIMATLYSSIGNAYLEMNNFNRSMEYHERDLELSREHDLEDAKSRALDNLGRVYARKGSFQKAIDVWCEKIPMSKSPLESAWLFHEIGRCHLELNQYVDARDNGRKALEAAKEAEDDTWKLHASVLVAQSEVKNGELQAAASSFEESLQIAKDLEDNVAEQAIKKALDEVNGKIVRGEGDDEDEDTDKKIEQRPGTAGSAKIESRPGSTERESRSTKKTPSSDRKSSREYTDSSEEEQKTEETKEKEQEVAE; encoded by the exons ATGCCAGGAAGACACGGCGACGGTGATTCCCAAAATGCAGGCGAAGCAGGAACTTTTGAAACACTCAGAGATGAAGGAGAATACTTTGttcatgttaaacaatttcaaaaagcTATTGAAAGTTTTACAAAG GCCCTGGAGATGAGCACAGGAGACAAAAACTGCCTAGTAACAAGATCTAAGTGCTGGCTTCAACTTGGAAATGCTGAAAATGCTTTGACTGATGCAGAAGAAGCTTTAAGAGAGGATAAAGATTTTATCAGG GGACTTTATCAAAAGGCAGAAGCATTGTATCAGCTTGGAGACTTTGAAACAGCTTTAGTGTTTTTCCACAGAGGTCACAAATTAAGGCCAGAATTACAAGAACTAAGAATGGGAATACAGAaatctgaagaagcaataaataaCAGCATTGGTg tgccaGAGTCAGTTAAGTTACAGGCTTCAGGAGATTTGTCATATTTCTTCAAACATGAAGAG GAAGAGAAGAAGAAG CAAAAGGAGTTAGCACAACAAGCATTTAGTGCTAAAAGCAATACATCTTACAGTGAT tCAAAAGCCAAACAATCTAAAGGAACATACCAAAAACCTGGTGcaaagaaagaaacaaaaaaagaGCGAGAAAGACCAAAAAGTGGTGGAGATTCAAAGACTATCAAACAGTTACTGGGAGAATTATATGGCGATAAGGAGTACCTAGAAAAACTAATGAAAGATAAAT CTTTAACTGGAGAAAAATCACCAATGGAAAGAGATATAAAACACAAAGTATATGATGGTTTAGAATACCTAAATTCTAGGGCTGATTTCTGGAGACAGCAGAAGCCCATGTATGCACGTAAACGAGACAAGGAGAAGTCAAGACGTAGCGCCAAACAACAGTCCAGAGATCCTAGATCTTATATACTTAGAAGTCTGGATGAAATTGAAGAAG ACCAATCAGAGGGTAAATATGAACAGAGTTTGAAGAAGGCACAGAAAGTATTAAAACAAGTGGAAGGCATGTCATCTGATGAACTTCAGAACCGAGCAGAAATCATGGCTACCTTATACAGTTCTATAGGTAACGCCTACCTAGAGATGAACAATTTCAACAGATCTATGGAATATCATGAACGAGACCTGGAGCTCTCAAGAGAACA TGATTTAGAAGACGCCAAGTCTCGAGCTTTAGATAATTTGGGTAGAGTTTATGCCAGAAAAGGATCCTTCCAAAAGGCTATTGATGT GTGGTGTGAGAAGATACCTATGAGTAAGTCACCATTAGAAAGTGCCTGGTTATTCCACGAAATAGGACGATGTCATCTAGAATTAAACCAATATGTAGATGCTAGGGACAACGGAAGGAAAGCTCTAGAGGCAGCCAAAGAGGCAGAAGATGACACATGGAAATTACACGCCTCAGTTTTAGTAGCACAATCTGAAG TTAAAAATGGTGAGTTACAAGCAGCAGCCTCATCATTTGAAGAATCATTACAAATCGCTAAAGATTTAGAAGACAATGTAGCAGAACAAGCCATTAAAAAAGCTTTAGACGAAGTTAACGGTAAAATAGTACGAGGTGAAGGAGATGATGAAGATGAAGATACAGATAAAAAAATAGAGCAACGACCTGGAACGGCCGGATCAGCAAAAATAGAGAGTAGACCAGGATCAACAG aaagagaatccaGATCAACTAAGAAAACTCCCTCATCAGACAGGAAGTCATCAAGAGAATATACAGATTCATCAGAAG AGGAACAAAAGActgaagaaacaaaagaaaaagaacaagaaGTAGCAGAATAA
- the LOC143058285 gene encoding outer dynein arm-docking complex subunit 4-like isoform X6: MPGRHGDGDSQNAGEAGTFETLRDEGEYFVHVKQFQKAIESFTKALEMSTGDKNCLVTRSKCWLQLGNAENALTDAEEALREDKDFIRGLYQKAEALYQLGDFETALVFFHRGHKLRPELQELRMGIQKSEEAINNSIGVPESVKLQASGDLSYFFKHEEAVFLQSKAKQSKGTYQKPGAKKETKKERERPKSGGDSKTIKQLLGELYGDKEYLEKLMKDKSLTGEKSPMERDIKHKVYDGLEYLNSRADFWRQQKPMYARKRDKEKSRRSAKQQSRDPRSYILRSLDEIEEDQSEGKYEQSLKKAQKVLKQVEGMSSDELQNRAEIMATLYSSIGNAYLEMNNFNRSMEYHERDLELSREHDLEDAKSRALDNLGRVYARKGSFQKAIDVWCEKIPMSKSPLESAWLFHEIGRCHLELNQYVDARDNGRKALEAAKEAEDDTWKLHASVLVAQSEVKNGELQAAASSFEESLQIAKDLEDNVAEQAIKKALDEVNGKIVRGEGDDEDEDTDKKIEQRPGTAGSAKIESRPGSTEETKGDNNYADDFEEEKVRIGKSRTPSPKTKNRSRTPSPKEKTKSRRTPSPKGQSKSKRTPSPKGHSKSRRTPSPKGHSKSRRTPSPKDQKKDKKERESRSTKKTPSSDRKSSREYTDSSEEEQKTEETKEKEQEVAE, encoded by the exons ATGCCAGGAAGACACGGCGACGGTGATTCCCAAAATGCAGGCGAAGCAGGAACTTTTGAAACACTCAGAGATGAAGGAGAATACTTTGttcatgttaaacaatttcaaaaagcTATTGAAAGTTTTACAAAG GCCCTGGAGATGAGCACAGGAGACAAAAACTGCCTAGTAACAAGATCTAAGTGCTGGCTTCAACTTGGAAATGCTGAAAATGCTTTGACTGATGCAGAAGAAGCTTTAAGAGAGGATAAAGATTTTATCAGG GGACTTTATCAAAAGGCAGAAGCATTGTATCAGCTTGGAGACTTTGAAACAGCTTTAGTGTTTTTCCACAGAGGTCACAAATTAAGGCCAGAATTACAAGAACTAAGAATGGGAATACAGAaatctgaagaagcaataaataaCAGCATTGGTg tgccaGAGTCAGTTAAGTTACAGGCTTCAGGAGATTTGTCATATTTCTTCAAACATGAAGAG GCAGTATTTCTTCAG tCAAAAGCCAAACAATCTAAAGGAACATACCAAAAACCTGGTGcaaagaaagaaacaaaaaaagaGCGAGAAAGACCAAAAAGTGGTGGAGATTCAAAGACTATCAAACAGTTACTGGGAGAATTATATGGCGATAAGGAGTACCTAGAAAAACTAATGAAAGATAAAT CTTTAACTGGAGAAAAATCACCAATGGAAAGAGATATAAAACACAAAGTATATGATGGTTTAGAATACCTAAATTCTAGGGCTGATTTCTGGAGACAGCAGAAGCCCATGTATGCACGTAAACGAGACAAGGAGAAGTCAAGACGTAGCGCCAAACAACAGTCCAGAGATCCTAGATCTTATATACTTAGAAGTCTGGATGAAATTGAAGAAG ACCAATCAGAGGGTAAATATGAACAGAGTTTGAAGAAGGCACAGAAAGTATTAAAACAAGTGGAAGGCATGTCATCTGATGAACTTCAGAACCGAGCAGAAATCATGGCTACCTTATACAGTTCTATAGGTAACGCCTACCTAGAGATGAACAATTTCAACAGATCTATGGAATATCATGAACGAGACCTGGAGCTCTCAAGAGAACA TGATTTAGAAGACGCCAAGTCTCGAGCTTTAGATAATTTGGGTAGAGTTTATGCCAGAAAAGGATCCTTCCAAAAGGCTATTGATGT GTGGTGTGAGAAGATACCTATGAGTAAGTCACCATTAGAAAGTGCCTGGTTATTCCACGAAATAGGACGATGTCATCTAGAATTAAACCAATATGTAGATGCTAGGGACAACGGAAGGAAAGCTCTAGAGGCAGCCAAAGAGGCAGAAGATGACACATGGAAATTACACGCCTCAGTTTTAGTAGCACAATCTGAAG TTAAAAATGGTGAGTTACAAGCAGCAGCCTCATCATTTGAAGAATCATTACAAATCGCTAAAGATTTAGAAGACAATGTAGCAGAACAAGCCATTAAAAAAGCTTTAGACGAAGTTAACGGTAAAATAGTACGAGGTGAAGGAGATGATGAAGATGAAGATACAGATAAAAAAATAGAGCAACGACCTGGAACGGCCGGATCAGCAAAAATAGAGAGTAGACCAGGATCAACAG AAgaaacaaagggagataataattATGCTGATGATTTTGAGGAGGAGAAAG TTCGAATAGGCAAATCTAGGACACCATCACCTAAAACTAAAAATAGATCAAGAACTCCTTCACCAAAGGAGAAAACTAAATCAAGAAGGACCCCCTCACCAAAAGGACAGTCCAAATCTAAAAGGACTCCTTCACCTAAGGGACATTCTAAATCCAGAAGGACTCCTTCACCTAAGGGACATTCTAAATCGAGAAGGACTCCCTCACCAAAGGatcaaaagaaagacaaaaaag aaagagaatccaGATCAACTAAGAAAACTCCCTCATCAGACAGGAAGTCATCAAGAGAATATACAGATTCATCAGAAG AGGAACAAAAGActgaagaaacaaaagaaaaagaacaagaaGTAGCAGAATAA